A region of Leifsonia xyli DNA encodes the following proteins:
- a CDS encoding alpha/beta hydrolase encodes MSDTREGDVTVVLVHGAFADGASWAGVTQLLQEAGVPVLVPAIALRGIAFDSAYLRSVIEQLGGPVLLVGHSYGGAIISNAGTGLDAVRGLVFVSGFAPDDGQALGEIEGTSRDSALGPALVQKNFPGPDGQPAVELFVAEAEFPRVFAGDLPPEVGKVLAASQRPVAASAFEEKNGAPAWKHVPSWAVVATGDKAAGSDVLLAMAKAAGAELTTMEGSHLIMVSQPRAVTDVILRAREAVGR; translated from the coding sequence CAGCTGGGCGGGCGTCACGCAGTTGCTTCAGGAGGCGGGCGTGCCCGTCCTCGTCCCCGCGATCGCCCTGCGGGGCATCGCGTTCGACTCGGCGTACCTGCGGAGCGTGATCGAGCAGCTGGGCGGTCCGGTCCTCCTGGTCGGCCACTCCTACGGCGGCGCCATCATCAGCAACGCCGGCACGGGGCTGGACGCGGTGAGGGGCCTGGTGTTCGTCTCCGGTTTCGCGCCCGACGACGGCCAGGCGCTCGGCGAGATCGAGGGCACCTCGCGCGACAGCGCCCTCGGGCCTGCGCTGGTGCAGAAGAACTTCCCCGGACCCGACGGGCAGCCCGCGGTCGAGCTGTTCGTCGCCGAGGCGGAGTTCCCGCGCGTCTTCGCCGGCGACCTCCCGCCCGAGGTGGGGAAAGTGCTGGCCGCGTCGCAGCGTCCCGTCGCCGCCTCCGCGTTCGAGGAGAAGAACGGCGCACCCGCGTGGAAGCACGTGCCCTCCTGGGCGGTCGTCGCGACCGGCGACAAGGCGGCCGGCTCCGACGTGCTCCTCGCGATGGCCAAGGCCGCGGGTGCGGAGCTGACCACGATGGAGGGCTCGCACCTGATCATGGTCTCGCAGCCGCGGGCGGTGACGGACGTCATCCTGCGTGCACGCGAGGCGGTCGGCCGATGA